Below is a genomic region from Raphanus sativus cultivar WK10039 chromosome 4, ASM80110v3, whole genome shotgun sequence.
CCTTATAGGCAATCCGCCGTGTCAGTTACTGGTCCCATGAGTCGACGATCGCAttgctttctttgaaattcCGATCCACCCGTATCCATACACTTCTACTTACAGTCCTGCGCACAGGGAAAAGGAAAGGGAGGGTCTGAGTATTGGGTTACTCAGTGAAGTGACTCTAGACCAGCCTGCCCGCAAGACACTCTACACTACTCTATGCGGGAACCAGGACTGACTAGCCACTACAGTCATCAAGGCAACATAAAGCATTCCATAACACATCATTTCTAGCCACCTAGCGAGCAGTCAATACATTAAACTCAGACACTGCTACAAATCAATCAATAATAGATAAGACCGACTCGACAAACACAACCGACTCAACTTCAAGAAAAGGACCTATGACCGTTTACGGATGTCCCTACGCGTTCCGGTCTATCCTGGGCGGCGCCTCTTTCGAGCATCCGTCCCGCCCAGCTTCCTAGAGGCTACCCGGATTGCAGCACGTTGGCCCTCTGGCTCTGTCTGCCCCCCCGGCCATTCATAGCCTTACACAGCCCTTCTCGGCTTGACTCGATCCTATGGCGCCACTACACTTGCTTATTTATATCCCGTCCTCGCGCGGTTCCTTTCACATCACCACACATCGCAccctagactctagacgcccacccgttctcggtggtccaagcAGGACTACAAACAAGATCATTGACACTTCTTCCACATTCTCATTCTCATTCACATTCACTTACTCATACTTACACTTCCTCTTTCACTTACTCCATCACTTACACATAGACTCATAGTCATACTCATACTCAAGACGCCACCCGTTATCGGTGTCCCACACAAGTCACTTAGCACAAGATTAATATGAACAACCAATCGACAAGATGCTAAGAGAAATCTCTATCAACACATGGGACCAAACAACACATAAGGAatcatcatattttatccacatcaacacaaggcagtccaTTAATGTCCCTTTTAAACAGTATGAGAGTTCTTATGCAACATGGTTCATGCATCTAACAGCCTAGATTCATCATGAACTAACACCCTAACTTTCACACAAGAGCTAATCAACCCTAGATCCAACAAGATTAATATAAAGGACTTGAGAGAAACTGGGTTCAGATCACCTCACCTTAACCTAGATCTGGACACAAGAGCGAGAGAAGATGAGATCTGAACCACCCGACTGATCAGCTACACCACCACCACGCTACCTCAACACACGGCGATCACCACCCCCAACCACCACCAATCCGCCGCCGACaaggagagagagggagagatcgGACgccgaggagagagagaagaagaagaagagagagacgcgcgggagagaggagagaagagatgGCGGCGCAGGAGAGAAGACTTGACGGATAGGGTTTCCAGTTCTCCGGGAATCTCTGCAGAGCTCCGCTTCAGTTTTGTGAATAGGACAAAAGGAGGTGGCTGTAGTCCTTTTTATAAGGATGGGGAGGAGAGACCTAGGTTTTCTAGTCAATCGGGCCGTAGGGAAGCCCGATCCcattagaaaaaatattggGTCCGGAATAGGGATGTTACAATGTTGGCGTTGGAGAAAATGCAAGATAATCACTGAATGCCGAACAAACTCTACAGTAACGGTCTTAACTCATGAATCAGTTTTTTTCCATGCAAAGTATGAGTAAAGCTTTTAAATGTCTAGTGTTAGCTTATTTGTgtgtactttttttttctttatttgtgtATACACTTGGTTTGATTAACTCTGCAATCATGAAAGAATATGTTCGGTGctctttggatttttttttcctttttcttaacAAAGTTGTGCTTTTTCGATTGTTGTAGAAAGATGCGCAGAGAGTTTAAGTGTTCCAATCACCAATGCGCAGAACTACTTTAATAATGATATCTGTTTCAAAAAGAAtctattactccctccgttttattaattttttttttgaatgaatgttaaattttattcatcaaaaagtCTTTTTCCAACATGTATAGACCATATtaaaaaaaccttaaaaacaGATTCCAAACTTTATAAAGGCAATATCTACACTCTTGTGCTAAACCAAAACTGGAGTGCTCCTTCCATTCCCTTAACTCCTTTCCTTCTCAACAAACTCAATTTGTTTCTCACTCCTTTATCAATAAGCTTCTTTACTACAGCAATAGTGTTGTGGGCAAGATCTCAATCTGGCCGGATGGTcagattagagagagagagggcgGTCGGATGGAGAGTAGAATGGTTTTTGGtttgtacctgaaacaaagagagatttttatgagttttcttatgagtttaaaagaaagaacagaaagtaaactaataagaaaatgaagaacagaaccaatatgatttttatgggaTTTTCAGATGCAGATTAAATGATatgaaaactgaaacaaaattaaataaaaatcaagaacaaggataGAAAGATGGTGGATGGATTcaagttgctggactgaagtctctctcaacaagaacagtggatgggagatggatagatgtgggatttgcttgctggactgaagtctctctcaaacTAAATCGATGGGTGATGAATCGCTACAAGCTTGGTGGTGGGATCTTGATAAGATTCTGGCTGCTTCTAGCTAATTCTCTCACCAAGAAGACTTAGGGTTTATTTGCTCTTGCAAACTAAAAAACTTTCATAAAAGACTAAGGCTCAAAATTGCCATTGTCAAGGGTTTATAAAGGCCACCCTTAATGAAAtctcaaagataaaaaaaaggcCTAAACAAAAGGGCCAACtcttaaacaaataaaaaggcTGACAATTTTCCAAagtcttaaccaaaataaaattaaataaaaacagtaaacCGGTTGCGGTTTGAGATACCTTGaccaaagctcatagtatgcttgcatgttgcctcgttaaaaacttATAAGGAAAatccagtgggacaaaacctgaTGAacgaaaaagagtacaacacatactacttcCTCTGGTGGTTGGCTAGATCTCTGAACCGGAAGCAAATTGGTTGGATGGATTGAGGATTGATTCTGAACCGAGGTCGAATGTGAAAATGATCAGGCCGGTTCGGTTATAGACGATGGAAGAGAACTGAATCGGACCGGGCTGGTCTTGAACCTCTTTGGAGCCGGTCGGATCTTCAATCTTTAATCCGGACATCTCTTGGATCAATAGCTgtttgaggccttgatcaatcATCTCTGACAGCCTTGGTAAAACCATTTCTTAAGTTCCTCGCACCTGACCTGGTAGTCGGACCCTTGTGAACTTGGGGAACCTCAGCTTGGGTGACCACAACTCCTTGGCTTCTTCCGGGTTAACTCTATATGCGGCTCGGTTCGGTAAGGGCGCCCCGGGTACAAGATCTATCTGATGTTCTATGCCACGAATAGGAGGTAAACCGGCTGGTATCTCAACAGGGAAGACGTCCTGGTACTTGTCCATAAGGACTTGCACCTCAGCTGGTACGTCTTGGACAtcaaaacctgcaaaacaaccttccttaaagatcattagtagcaccggCGTTTCATGATGTAAAGATTTAAGCACTTGACCAGAAGTAATATAAAggttagtcttacttaccttgctGGCCTGGTCCATTGCCTTTTGCATGTCATGAACCTCTTGTGGACTGAGTGGTGCTAACCTatgcttcttgttgttgtggttgaAGCTGTAGATGTTGGTCCGGCCATGATGGATGGTCTCCTTATCAAATTGCCACGGCCTCCCTAAGAGTATATGGCCGGCTTGCATGAGGACTACATCACACTTCACCTGGtcgtggtacttaccaataCTAAAAGACACAACAGCTTCTTCGGCTATTTTAAGCTCGGTCTCATCATTAAGCCACTTGAGGCTGAATGGTCGAGGGTGGGGAGTGTAACACCCCCAAACCGTCCTAGGCATCGGTCAAACCACCgaccaacaatcaaacaagaacatgaccgacggagcgaccaacaCTAAGGGTTGGAGGTGAAAGGTCAACCGGCCAGCCAATaataaaacaagaacatgactgaccgtccaacccaacaccatggtccggaagcgctacaTGACGAGCTAGGGACGATCCAGTCAGTGCCACAGAATTTACTCTGcaacttagaccagttcatccactaacacatcccgctaactcaaggcataaggctttgcaacccgtacccgaagttaacgttttccgttagatcgaggcctaaggcttttcaacccgtaccaaGAGCTAACGTTGTGTTGGTTCGGACTAAACCAATATCATATTGGACCCgttcaattttaaataaattctaaGTCTTTTAAGAATATTTGCAATATTTTTGGGATCCCAAACCCGAATAAAACGCAACGGAAAAGTTATGTTTAAGAATCAAACCGTAGCACAATGCACTGCAAATCTACTCCGGCGGCCTACGTATCCAATCTTCTACAACCTAAACtcctgcaaaaaggacaacgaGAGTTGGGTGAGCAACCTAATGTTACccagtgagctggctacctctaaCACAAATCCTAATGTAGCTAGCCCAGACAACCCAAAAACAACAAGCAATCTAGCCTAAGCGCAATAATAAAGCTTAAGGTCAATCCTTAAACCGCACCGACTAAAGTATGCTCGACCTTAATCTAAAACTAACAGCTTGGCCAAACAGCCAACTAATCGAACGGATCCCTAGCAATTCTAACAATCAAGACTCGATCTAAGTTAACACCGTATCTCGGTGCTAACACTAACTCAAGGGTTCCACAACCCTTAACacaacaataaataaaactaactcGATGCAATACTCTAACTAGACACCActcaacaaaataaaatactctaacccgggaaatggtgatttcgtgttcatccccaatatcggcaacatcctaacttcctaccacaaaggccagaagagaggaactttcaactgaccgcggcccacagtcattcgggtcaccgcgcgacagcccacagtccttcgggtcactgtcacattacaccgtcgtgtaatcactcagccctaggccatgatcccgtctctctgagtcttcccgatccagcgaataaggggtttccttaaacccgctaaatacgaggcagcgaggaaacactaatcaaccctagacaagcctagtatgggcgggttacgcacatactgtcggCATACACAAAATCCTATCCTAGACTCTCGACTCTATGACACTAACATCTAGTACCAGTAATCCGGCCTATATGGCGTAGGATCCCAAGTACTAACATCTAAGAATAAAAACAGCAATAACATAACTAATCAAACcaaccggttagtcactcccttaccaagagctgactaacctcaaACAACAATCAATAactcaatcaaaccgttacccagatagttaagcctcatgctatgaaactatctttaaagataacgggaacctgcacacaaccaaataaccaagcaagaatagaaaacatgatgcaccctagtcctagtcctagtcaggttattaactcagtcttaattcctTTCAACTCAGCTTAGCCCATGCTAAACTGAGTCCGGTTTATAAAGCAaataaccctaaggactctatcATGCAACAGCGTGAGCATTCTACTCTATATGCAACAACTATCCTAAGTTCCAAGTGGAActcaaacaaaccaactcacagtgttcttgCAGCGTGCCGATCGGAGAGAGCCTAGCCAAAATCCGTCGTCAACGTCTGGAATGGACTGGTATGGACAGATAAGCACTCAGACAGAACCTCCTCTAGCTGCTGGATAATACTGCAGAACTTCTCGGCAGAGTTTCGGACCTCGAAAATACTGTAGAAGTCTCAAAACAACTCGAAATCTCTtactttctttttctactttctctctctctctctctctctctctctctctctctagctttaTTTTGAAGTGATTTTGGGTCTGACTGATGAATGAAATGAgcaggggggggggggggttggGTTTATATAGGAATGGCAAAACCATTGAAATGGTGCCATCCTTTCGCCTGTGTGTCGTCGCGCATGCTTCCGGTTGCATGTGTTGCGACACACGGGCGTCCAAATGTCACTCAGCATGACTACTTGACATACCAGATGACAGCACCACGTCCACATGTCTCTCAGACTGGCTGGAGTGCTTGCATCGCGACACACGAGTTCCCTGGGTGTCGATTCGCATGTGCAGACTGCAGATATGGAGGCACCTCGTGCTACGACATGTCAAGCAGTAAGGGAGAGGCTTTTGCACGCCTACACCTCCTCCTTGGGTTGAAACTCAGCTGCTCAGTGGATAAACATCACGTCCTGACCTCTCAGATCAATCCACCTCGAGCTTCCCGGTCGATTTGCGCGATTTCGGCCTTCCCGGCTTATTTTCGACCCGTGATCAATCCCGAATATTTTTCCGCtcccgttctgatgctctgaatattaCTAATAGACTCCATAAGGATTCTGAACTTGGAGAAAAATAATTCCCGAGTCTCCGGCTTCCTCGAGAAATAGACaataccgaaatcagggttttcggtcgatttcgggttttcccgtcgtgcttgcttcccgtcatgcttgcttcccgtcctgcttaattcccgtcctgcttccaacttataatgtctctgaaATTATATTCCGCTCATACGAAGTTTCGGGGAAAACTTAGCGGCTAAGTCACGTCATGCTTCGAAAACGTCGTGCTTCTatcccgtcgtgcttccaaaaaggTTATGCTTCCAAAACGTCCGTCTGATAAATCTAAGATTCTTCTGTAAAGAGTAGAGCAGCTTACTTCGACTCATGCTTCACTTACGATCCATTCTTGACCTTCTTGTACTTCGAAACTTCCCGATCGATCCGTATCGTCCGCGATTCGACCACAAggttgatgctcgaccaatcttctattttctccgATCCATGTCAAGTTttaaatgatcaaaactcaacattcttcatgactctttgattcccaaaagcttggctccaGATCTTGACTTTTACTCCCTCGACCATTTTATCCCTTCGGGAGGGTTATTACATTCTCCCCCCCTTaatagaattcgtcctcgaattcttaAGTGTGCAACTGCTCAGCTCCACGACTCTTGCTCTGCCTTTGATAACAATCTCTCCTTGGATCACTTCGTCTCACGGTCTTGATCACTTGATTTGCTTCTTTATCGATTCGCCCTTGAAATCTCTCTTTCGGTTCCTTTGATCTCCATAAACACTTTGGATTTTGAACTTGCTTCACCTTGATGACGACTACTCCATAATTCTTCCTTACTTTACTCTAACTTGATTTCTAGATGTACTTCTTCATCGGTTCGTCTTTGATGTCCTCCATACGAACTTCTGATTCTTAACTTCACTACTTTGATGTATTCCGGAACAATCCCCCTTTGTCTTGAATTCTTCTTGACTCCTCATGGTTTACTCACTCTCAACTCATCTTCATATCGGTTTACGCTCTTCACAGATGTTACAAGGTCTCCATAATCGTCTTCATATCTCTCCACTTGAATGATCACTGAATTGTCTGCTCGCTCTTATTCTGCCGTAACGCGTATTTTCCATGATACTATCTTGTCCTTTCGATAGATATCATCCTTGCTTCTGATTACTCAAACCCATTTTCTGAAACTCTCCTTTTTCCCAAATACTGATGAAGCCTTTTCTCAACGAAGTCTTGTTCTTGTTCAGTCCATACCACTGTCTTGTCCGTCTGAACTCTTTCTCTTTGGGTTTTTGGCTTTAACTCTTCTCACTTTAAGGTTTCCATCCTTAAAGTTCCGATCAACAAACTCACAAGCTGCAATCTCAAAAGAACACTTCACAGCAAGTTAGTTAACAACTAACCTAACAATCTAATCGCAACACTAACCAGCAACCTAACGATTCTATCCACACAACCTAGAAATTCTATCTAGGCAATCTAGCAAATCTAACCAATCTATCCAAGCAAACTAGCAAATCTAGGTTCCACTATCTACTCTAAAAGGCGGTCTAAATCCTAAGGTTCTAATGATACTAACGATTTGTGTGATATCTAAACCATTGTAAATGTTTTGTTAGGCCATATGTCCAAGCGCTCACTATTTTTCATCTTGTAAACCACACGATTCAAATAtgcaacaatcaaacaagaacatgcaTACTTGAATAATATGGTCACGTAATTACTCAATAGATAACGCAAAATGATAACCATTTTCACTATAAAACATATCATCCCATCAAATACATACATACTTGACAGAAAAACATCTTTTATCGCTACCGATGGTATATCATACAACAAAAGGGACATCGGCTGTCACAACACACTACAAAAGTCTGTACACCGCTATATCACAACAAAATGTCAGTACCCTACTTACCAGGCCCTAGGCGTCTAAGAACGCCATATATAGAGTAACATGTCGCAGTTGGGACAGTAAGTCCACTCCGACGATTCCCCGGCTGGTTGTGCACTCGGTAGGTAGGGTATCCCGGATAGCTCGTAGTACCTCCGGCAATCAGCAGTCAAGTGTCCGGCAGCTCCGCAAGCAAGGCAAGTCGGGTACAGATACGATCCACTAAGATAGGTAGTAGTATGATATGGGTATCCGTGAGGATCCACATATCTATCTCTGGCACCAAAAAGAACATCTCTACCTTGTCCGTGATGATAGGACTGAGGAGCGTAAGGATCTCCAAGAGAAGTAGATCCTCCAAAAACATAGGATGTGTCGATAGCTGGAAGGCGAGATGGCCCTCCGGTCTCATAGATAGTCTGATAAGGTGGTAACTCAGTCGCGGCTGTCTCCATAGGTACACAGGTGGACGGTCCTCCAGTCTCATAGGTAGTGTGAAAATGTGGTGGCTGAACCGTGGCTGTCTCCATAGGTGGAATGCTGGGAGGCCCTCCGGTCTCGGATGTGATAGGAAAATAAGTAATCACAATATCCATCATGTCGAGGTAAGTCTGCACTAACTCGTTGTTTCTATCGTCATCTCTACCCTCAATAGCCATTGTGGGCAGACAGAAGTACCTCCATAATGCGTCCTCCATCTGGAGAAAAGCAGGGTGGTCGGGAAATCCTTGTAATATGGGTGGAGTGGGAAACTCGAACGCCTCCGAAGGTGGGGACCCAGATGGCATCCCTACTGGCGTCGATGGTGAAGGACCATGATCCTCAGCTGGATCATATCTAGGTGTCTCTCCGTTAGTGCCGGTAGACGAAATGGTGATAGGACTTGGTGGCCCTACTCCAGAAACCTCTGTGACAACATCCTCAGGCTCGGTGTCATCATCAGAAAGAACAATAACAGGTGCCAGATCCACCATAGCATCAGGATCAGTATCATCATCGGATATAACAATGGGTGTCGGATCTGTATCAGGCAAAATAGGATCACACTCCTGTGATGGAAAAAGATCGGCCAGTATCGGGCTATGCACAACGTCGGAACCCTCCATAACTCCAAATATCCACCCTACCACACCAGTACAGCAACCTGCGGAATcaaagttacaaaatatatagggGTTAGACGAAATTCTAAAACTATAATCTATCTTACCCCTCCCCAACGATTGGATACGACCGGATTCCTAGAGAGTGCATTGGCGACTCCTTTTTGACTCGAAAATTAtcgaaaacatttttaaaaacacgGGAACCAGTGAGCATTATCGtaaccatgctctgataccacctctgtaacacccccgaaccgtcctaggCATCGGTCAAACCACGGGCCAACattcaaacaagaacatgaccgacagAGCGACCAACACTAAGGGTTGGAGGTGAAAGGtcaaccggccagccaacaatcaaacaagaacatgactgaccgtccaacccaacaccatggtccggaagcgctacaTGACGAGCTAGGGACGATCCAGTCAGTGCCACATAATTTACTCCGcaacttagaccagttcatccactagCACATCCCGCTAACTCaaggcataaggctttgcaacccgtaccCGAAGTTAACAttttccgttagatcgaggcctaaagcttttcaacccgtaccaaGAGCTAACGTTGTGTTGGTTCGGACTAAACCAATATCATATTGGACCCgttcaattttaaataaattctaaGTCTTTTAAGAATATTTGCAATATTTTAGGGATACCAAACCCGAATAAAACGCAACGGAAAAGTAATGTTTAAGAATCAAACCGTAGCACAATGCACTGCAAATATACTCCGGCGGCCTACGTATCCAATCTTCTACAACCTGAACtcctgcaaaaaggacaacgaGAGTTGGGTGAGCAACCTAATGTTACccagtgagctggctacctctaaCCCAAATCCTAATGTAGCTAGCCCAGACAACCCAAAAACAACAAGCAATCTAGCCTAAGCGCAATAATAAAGCTTAAGGCTAATCCTTAAACCGCACCGACTAAGGTATGCTCGACCTTAATCTAAAACTAACAGCTTGGCCAAACGGCCAACTAATCGAACGGATCCCTAGCAGTTCTAACAATCAAGACTCGATCTAAGTTAACACCGTATCTCGGTGCTAACACTAACTCAAGGGTTCCACAACCCTTAACacaacaataaataaaactaactcGACGCAATACTCTAACTAGACACCActcaacaaaataaaatactctaacccgggaaatggtgatttcgtgttcatccccaaTATCAgcaacatcctaacttcctaccacaaaggccagaagagaggaactttcaaccgacctcggcccacagtcattcgggtcaccgcgcgacagcccacagtccttcgggtcactgtcacattacaccgtcgtgtaatcactcagccctaggccatgatcccgtctctctgagtcttcccgatccagcgaataaggggtttccttaaacccgctaaatacgaggcagcgagAAACACTAATCAACCCTAGACAAGCCTAGTATGGGCGGGTTACGCAGATACTGTCGGCATACACAAAATCCTATCCTAGACTCTCGACTCTACGACACTAACATCTAGTACCAGTAATCCGGCCTATATGGCGTAGGATCCCAAGTACTAACATCTAAGAATAAAAACATCAATAACATAACTAATCAAACcaaccggttagtcactcccttaccaagagctgactaacctcaaACAACAATCAATAACTGaatcaaaccgttacccagatagttaagcctcctgctatgaaactatctttaaagataacgggaacctgcactcaaccaaataaccaagcaagaatagaaaacatgatgcaccctagtcctagtcctagtcaggttattaactcagtcttaattcctTTCATCTCAGCTTAGCCCATGCTAAACTGAGTCCGGTTTATAAAGCAaataaccctaaggactctatcATGCAACAGCGTGAGCATTCTACTCTATATGCAACAACTATCCTAAGTTCCAAGTGGAActcaaacaaaccaactcacagtgttcttgCAGCGTGCCGATCGGAGAGAGCCTAGCCAAAACCCGTCGTCAACGTCTGGAATGGACTGGTATGGACAGATAAGCACTCAGAC
It encodes:
- the LOC130511202 gene encoding uncharacterized protein LOC130511202, yielding MPRTVWGCYTPHPRPFSLKWLNDETELKIAEEAVVSFSIGKYHDQVKCDVVLMQAGHILLGRPWQFDKETIHHGRTNIYSFNHNNKKHRLAPLSPQEVHDMQKAMDQASKEGCFAGFDVQDVPAEVQVLMDKYQDVFPVEIPAGLPPIRGIEHQIDLVPGAPLPNRAAYRVNPEEAKELWSPKLRFPKFTRVRLPGQVRGT